The genomic window AGCGTCCATGGCGGTGCGGGTGGTAGAAATGTCCGGGTGTCCTACGCCTCCAACGGCATTGGCTCTGGTTTTGACCTGGCATCGGCGATAGCAGGTGGCGGAGGCAGCGGTTTCTCCGTTTCAGGCAGCGAGAAGATGACCATGCAGAACCTCAACGACCGCCTGGCCGCCTACTTGGAGAAGGTGCGCACTCTGGAGTCCACCAACGCCACGCTGGAGCGTCAGATCCGTGAATGGTACGAGAAACAAACTCCCGCTGTCAGGGACTACAGCAAGTACCAGGCAATCATCGACGACCTGCGTAAAAAGGTGAGCTTTCCCCTCCCCACACTCTCTTAACTATGAAACAAAATATCACAATCTTTTTCCCTACTGTACTATAATcttagaataataataataataataatagaataaatatatatttttaaaatgataatcTACAATTAATATTAATCCGTGAAAATCATGTAAGGTATATTGGAAAAAGCAATCACTAATAAAGATGAATAATTTCCTCATGTGCATCATGTTAAAATTTGATCCTGATATAACTGGACCTGAATCAATACACCAAGGAGGTGGGAAAACAGAGTTGAAGGTGGATTTATCCTCCACAGATAAGAACACAGCCCATTACAGAACATTTGACTTATTACTCATTTTTCCACCTATGAGTCCTCCTCAACATAATGTTTGCTGAGTCACTCATTAAAGTCTAGACAAGGACCAGTCAAAGAACAAGGCAGTTGGAGTGCTGGAGTAAAAAACTAAAGCCCCTtattcttgttttgtctctcactGGCACCTACATGCACTGTCAAGACTACTTTTTAACACTTGATGAGCTAATGTGATAATTATCTGATGCTATCCAGAGTTTACAGCAATTACAGTGGAATGCAAGTCAGCCGTAAAGAAAACTATTCTGCTGATCTGCAAAACCTTGTCGGCCTGCATTCTAGATAATGAATCACTAACACACCTTTGTGGTGGTGTTATACATGGAAAAGAAACCACTGACaatgcttctttttcttcccagATAAGTGCTGCCACACAGGACAATGCCAGACTCATGCTGCAGATTGACAATGCCAGACTAGCAGCAGAGGACTTCAGAATCAAGTGAGTGGAATTATAATAATGTGGTAGGAACTTAATTACCGTTACTGTGTTATATAGTGACAGAAGTCTGGAGGTTGAGAGATGTAATGACTCCCAGCATTGTAACGTGACATCACATGTTCGTTCAGTCATTTAATGCTATGTGGACATATTGTCACAGGGGTGTAACGGTCAACAGAGGGATAAAACAGGTGTAACCAGTTTTGGTGGAGCTTCaccacatttgttttgttgttggttttaaCAATAATTGAGTGGGTGCAGTAACATGAAACTTCTGGGCTGCTTTTACTCACAGGTTTGAGAATGAGTTGGCGATGCGCATGTCAGTGGAGACGGACATCGCCGGGCTGCGCAAGGTCCTGGATGAACTGACCATGGCCCGGTCTGACCTGGAGATGCAGATAGAGGGCTTGAAGGAGGAGTTGGTCTACCTAAAGAAGAACCATGAAGAGGTGAGAGTTCTGCTGTTAGGACTAGCATCACGCCATCTTAGTGAGCCCAGATGACAAGTAGTCCTTATGATCTATGGTAATTAATTTCTGCATCAATTTATGACTCACtcctttcttattttttgttccAGTTCCTGGGAACAAAGGATAATACTTTTCCGTGAGACAGTTAGTCACCTGTTTGCCAAATCCCTCCCAAGAGATGTTATCTTTTGCTTATACAAACAAAAGTTAATGCTAAACTTATTTGGATTGTCTGCTGTGCCCTCAAGTTGTGTGCCTCAAAGCAGGGTGCTGCCAAAACACAGTGACTCATAGAGCTCATCTGATCTGATGTCAAGACTTTATGGTCTTGATCTGATGTCAAGACTTTATGGTCTTGACATCAGATCACTGAGATGAAAAGGTCTACTAAATGTTCATCAAAATGATACATGTATACATCAGATAGATTCATTTTAAGAAGAGAGTCATAAAGTCAGTAACTGACTCAGTAATATTACTTACACAGTGTCAGTTACATTAATGTTAACTGATATTAGTCACTATAAGCTGGTCATGTCAGATCAAGTGAGGCCATTCCTCCTTTTGGTTTCAATGTGGCTGTTATCTTTGACCTTACTTGATCTTTGACTGTCATCCTGCCTGTAGGAGCTTGCAGCTGTGCGCAGCCAAATGACTACCAACTCTGTGAACGTGGAGGTGGATGCCACGCCCCAGGAGGACCTGACCATGGTCCTGGAGGGGATCAGAAAACAGTATGACGGCATTGCTGAGAAGAACCGGCGCGAAATGGAGGCTTGGTACAAGGTCAAGGTGAGGGGAGCGAGATGATACAGTTGACCTTATAAAACCATGTTCATATCATCATCTCGTGTCCAAATTTAGCCAAATATCAAGTAGTCACCTAATTGCCTTATCCCCAATTCGATGTCCAGTTTGACGAACTGAACAAGCAGGTGGCAACCAGCTCAGAGACCCTCCAGACCTCCCACAGTGAGATCAACGAGCTCAAACGGACCCTGCAGGCCTTGCAGATTGAGCTGCAGTCCCAGCTCAGCCTGGTATGGCACATCCTACACGCACAGATGCACATAAAAGAAGCTGTAGCACAAAGTAGCAGTACTGTTCCACTACAAAAAACTTTCTGACCCGTTACAGTGCTCAACATCAACTTCATCATATCATGTAACTATGGTGTGCAACAAACATACCGTAAtaactttattatttaaaaaaaggcatgACTAAACACACTATAAATAGCAGCTAGTAAAGCTGTTTTTGCACCTCAGGCAACTTCAGTGGAAAGAGGAATTAGAAAACAACAATTAGTGCTCAATAAACTCTCATATCTCCTCATTGTTTTGTCTTCTATGTAGAAATCTGCCTTGGAGGGTACACTAGCAGAGACAGAGTCCCGCTATAGCCTGCAGCTCAGCCAACTCCAGGCCATGGTCAATTCCCTGGAGAATGAGCTCACCCAGATGAGAGCGGATATCGAGAGGCAGGCCTCAGACTACCAGGTGCTCCTCGACATCAAGACCAGGCTGGAGATGGAGATTGCTGAGTACAGAAGGCTGCTGGATGGGGAGGATCAAAAGTAAGGATCTgcaagtctttaaaaaaaagtttaacatttttggaaagGCACTTTTTTTGCATTAGATGAGGAGTttgataccactttcatgtcAGTACACTAAATGTAAAgccacctaccagcaccttcAAAGCTCACAAATTCACACattattaacaaaacaaaatataatgtatGCCATGGTGAGCTTTGGAAGTGCTGGAGGGCATTATATTACCTTTGGTTGGAGACAGGCCAGCagtttcctccttccttctcatctaactcttggtgtatttcccaaaatgccaaactacTTTTTGAACATTTGTAGTATCTCTATCTCAAATGGTAAGAATGaccttattttttattttctaggAAAACTGTTGTCACAAATGTACAAACCAAAGAGGTCAAAGAGGAGCTCAAATGTAAGTTGACATCACTGCTGCATTTTTAGTTCCTTGCCTATTAAAACGAAATATGCTacagatttcattttgtttttgatttcctCTACAGCTAAACCAGTCGTAACCCAGAGGACAAGGGTGGTGATTGAGGAGATTATTGATGGAAAGGTGGTGTCTCGCAAGGAGGATGTGGGCACAGAGGTCATCCcctctaaataaataaataagccaCCCCATTTATCTAAAACCCAGTGAAAACATCTCTACCTACCCTCTAGTTTGCCTCCTGAAATACCAGATTTACACATTAGGTGGTGCTGTGAGCCTCAGAAAGGAAATGCACTTGAGCAGCGTTGAGACCTTAAATTCTGGATTATACTGATACATAGactgataaaataaagatgatatTTCCCTATCTAATTTGtagattttttgggggggtgagGGGATGGGACGAGAGGTGGGGtgcattcacactcacattcacacctacattcaccagtttgtttttaagtcaGATATGAAGTTTAGCCCCTCTCTCCACCCCAGTAATTTTCCATCAGTGCTTTTCTTTTGTCCCTGTGTGACCAAAAGCTTTTGGCTGCTAAATGTTACCTAAAATGAACAAATACTAACTAAACATTGCcagtttaatgtttattttctgctacTCTTGCACTATTTTAGCACTTAGTATTATCCCTTGGTTTTCACTTGTGGCAACAATGGCCACTGTTTAGTAAAATTAGTGTCTgttaactactactactaactCCTAAGCAGTGAAGAGGTTTCCATTTTCCCTGTGTGCGGGCAGTGTTTTTATCTGCCCACCAGATGTCAGTATATTCACAATGATGACCGCATTGTTGGATACATGGACATGTTTGCCTGTTTCTGTGAGAGCTCACTTCCTTTACAGAATGTAGACAAACCAAACATAAGATTTTCTATGCATTGTTGaatacacacgcacgcacacaaacatacacacacatatatgttaTAGGTATTTGTTACTGACTACACAGCACAATATCATGTAGCTTATCAAAGTATTTATGTcttatgtcttgttttttgttcttttttctaatTTCTACATACCAtcttaaagtttaaagtttgaACTGGATTGAGTTGAACTGAAAAATTGTGACAGCATTCAAGATGTCATAGGTTATTGGGTCAAATGATTTGAATGTTATCAGTCACCATACAGGGGGTTTGGGGTTTAGTGTTTgttcttctgttgtgtttttgcactCAATGCTCAGCTCAGTGTgcctgttttaaaatgaataaaactaaataaaccttatttagattttttctgcAGCCTTACATTTAAACTTATCATGCTATTCTTCTTTTGATCAAAATAGTgtcagagtttgtgtttttcccctGCTGTTAcatcattttaacattattttgaCATGCAAATTAGAGGTATGTGATGTAAATGCTCAGAACTGATTTTTTGGTCATGTTGACAATATGAAAATTATGTAAATCAGCTTAACCTCTTAAAACCTATTAATCTGCAATTTGATATtcttaaacatatttttttttaatcaaaagtTTTGAACAGAGGAGCTCATTGTGTCTTTGTGACACTGATATAGCCTACAGTATGTACATTTTGATAGAGGGAATCATAGTCACTGTAGTCCAGCAGGGGGCTCTCTTATCAGAGGCAGCAGCATTAAGAACTCTCACCACTttatattcttatttatttacaaCGTCCTCAGTTTTCAGATCTGTGTGAAATAAGGTTGTCTCCTCTCAGTATCCCCTGAGAGCATGACACAGCATTCACACTCAGTGGCTGGATATAAAATTGTGCATGTTTTGCTGAAGATATCATGTCAGAAGATGTCAGTCATGGGCCAGTTTTCATTCTCTAGAGAGGATCTTCACAACATGGTTCCAATCCACACTTACAGCCTACTTCCTTTAGTAATCCAGGGGCTGATTGTTATTGTGCTGCATTTTTTGTCcatgttcatattttattttatctggtgttttaaatcattttttattcttaattcaaatgattgttctctcattgtgttttaaatgtcgACCTAAAGGACTTTGAATTGCTATAGAAAAAACTTCCTCCACAGTGACTTTACTAATCACTCTCATGGATTATTAAGGCACTGATTGATTCACAACTGTGATGCATGCATGTTATCCTATTTACTACACCCTATATGCTGAGTTTACCAATCAAAAAGCATCATCAGGGTTGACGGAGCAAACTGTTCACGTCTTCTATCTACAGAAAAGAAGCATTAAAGCAGGGCCTCCCTGTCCTCCCACAGACTTCGCTCAGGGTTTATTTATAGTCTGAGGTCTGCGCCAAAGATCTGCCGTAGCACGACTGTGTCACTTAGTGCTGGTGGTCCCTAGTCACGACCTAAATGATGACAAAATTCTGCACCATGGGAAGTTGACGTCACCGCGGTACAGTCACCTCCTCGGTGACGTCACTTGACGGAGGCCTGGGTgacagcagcagcggcggcatCCGCTGGATAGACTCAGCCACATTACGTCATCGGGGAGAAAAACCGGTGCCAGCTCCGGATCGGTATAGCCTGAGAGTCTGGATCTGAATGCAAAACGAGCGTAGAAGCGGGAGGGAGGGCAGGCCTGTAGTAACTCTGACTGAGGTTATTATTGGACAGGAGCTGTTTGATCGAGCAGGGAGCTTCACTCTCTGTAAGATTAGAACAGTGTGAACAGCTCTCAAGTTTAAAAATAGTGACCCTAAGAAAATGAGACCTTCTCCTACACCTTACACAAAGCTACACAGTCTGTTCTAAATAACAGGCAACATCTAATTAATGAGTTGATGCTGATGTTGCTTAAATAAGCTCAGATGAACTACGGCTAATTTAACGTATGACCAAAGGAAGCAGAttgttgacttttttgactGGCACACCTTTACATCGGTGCTGATGAACGTTCATTGTCCctgcacaaatgtaaaaacaaacaaacaaatcttaaGATATTCAAGTT from Lates calcarifer isolate ASB-BC8 linkage group LG5, TLL_Latcal_v3, whole genome shotgun sequence includes these protein-coding regions:
- the krt97 gene encoding keratin 97, with protein sequence MMYRQGSSTMSHFSVPTITSSKRAGSVHGGAGGRNVRVSYASNGIGSGFDLASAIAGGGGSGFSVSGSEKMTMQNLNDRLAAYLEKVRTLESTNATLERQIREWYEKQTPAVRDYSKYQAIIDDLRKKISAATQDNARLMLQIDNARLAAEDFRIKFENELAMRMSVETDIAGLRKVLDELTMARSDLEMQIEGLKEELVYLKKNHEEELAAVRSQMTTNSVNVEVDATPQEDLTMVLEGIRKQYDGIAEKNRREMEAWYKVKFDELNKQVATSSETLQTSHSEINELKRTLQALQIELQSQLSLKSALEGTLAETESRYSLQLSQLQAMVNSLENELTQMRADIERQASDYQVLLDIKTRLEMEIAEYRRLLDGEDQKKTVVTNVQTKEVKEELKSKPVVTQRTRVVIEEIIDGKVVSRKEDVGTEVIPSK